A window of Komagataella phaffii GS115 chromosome 1, complete sequence contains these coding sequences:
- a CDS encoding Poly(A+) RNA-binding protein, involved in the export of mRNAs from the nucleus to the cytoplasm, protein MPDEMDIDDYSRVSHSYITGSNPLHFSLTNKDRNSSPRRDERDRSPTRDAASDPTFSTNAYSKFRRQPERESYRVRLNSNRDRRVGIENYRDREFKAHTGGPPGRDFKMKSDRDYTKGVFIGNLPFQCSWQQLKDHFSSIGEVHRADIVTERGRSRGMGTVEFVNEEDVKLAIEKLDHTIFLDREIFVRQDYPPPDKNRVFETRPRRDTPENRDYREPPRDGTEIFVGNLPFRTQRKDLADLFGRFGGIDYVDIRLDRLGRSKGFGTVVFKKPEDSAIALKELQGFQLDGRKLDLREGVGSRRRDRTTRETTYPLRKTLRLNERIYANGPPSSTIFISNLPWATTDDDLYELVESIGPAKRAEIQLDENGRSSGNGIVEFTDSLTAESAITKLDNYNYGNRDLCLSYASFYSGNRPLKDDAELSDIKDDVRHSRSLEDSEVETDG, encoded by the coding sequence ATGCCTGACGAAATGGATATTGACGATTACTCAAGAGTAAGTCACTCGTATATTACTGGTTCAAATCCTTTACATTTTAGCCTAACAAATAAGGATCGTAATTCTTCTCCAAGACGGGATGAAAGAGATCGTTCTCCAACACGAGATGCCGCTAGTGATCCCactttttcaaccaatgCATACAGCAAATTCAGAAGACAGCCAGAAAGAGAGAGTTACCGAGTTAGGCTCAATAGCAATCGGGATAGACGAGTAGGCATTGAAAACTACCGTGACCGCGAGTTCAAAGCACACACGGGAGGTCCCCCAGGTAGGGACTTCAAAATGAAATCTGACCGAGACTACACAAAAGGCGTTTTTATTGGTAACTTACCGTTTCAATGCAGCTGGCAACAGCTGAAAGATCATTTCAGTAGTATCGGAGAGGTGCATCGTGCAGACATAGTAACTGAACGAGGACGATCCAGAGGAATGGGCACCGTTGAATTCGtaaatgaagaagatgtgAAGCTAgccattgaaaaattagatCACACCATTTTTTTGGACAGAGAAATATTTGTCAGACAAGACTACCCACCCCCAGATAAGAATCGAGTTTTTGAAACCCGCCCGAGACGAGACACTCCTGAAAATCGAGATTATAGAGAACCTCCAAGGGATGGTACTGAGATTTTTGTTGGTAATTTACCATTCAGAACTCAGCGTAAAGATCTAGCCGATTTATTTGGGCGATTTGGTGGTATTGATTACGTAGATATTAGACTTGACCGACTAGGTAGGTCTAAAGGATTTGGAACTGTCGTCTTTAAAAAGCCTGAGGATTCAGCGATAGCATTGAAAGAGTTACAAGGGTTCCAATTGGACGGTAGAAAGTTAGATCTTCGTGAAGGGGTCGGTTCTCGAAGAAGGGACCGAACGACACGTGAAACAACGTATCCTCTAAGGAAGACTTTGAGGTTGAATGAGAGAATTTATGCAAACGGACCCCCGTCTTCTACAATTTTTATTTCCAATTTGCCTTGGGCCACtactgatgatgatttaTATGAGTTAGTTGAAAGTATTGGACCTGCTAAAAGAGCAGAAATTCAACTAGATGAAAATGGGAGATCATCTGGTAATGGAATCGTTGAATTTACTGACTCGCTGACTGCAGAGTCTGCTATAACTAAATTGGACAACTATAATTATGGTAATCGTGACCTGTGTCTTAGTTACGCATCATTCTACTCTGGAAATAGGCCTCTCAAAGATGATGCTGAGTTGTCTGATATCAAAGACGATGTTCGTCATTCGCGCAGCCTTGAGGATTCCGAAGTTGAAACAGACGGATAA
- a CDS encoding uncharacterized protein (Pyridoxine (pyridoxamine) phosphate oxidase, has homologs in E. coli and Myxococcus xanthus) — MGDTLKEPIIFAPKTYQYDKFQLNPEDMAEDPIEQFTKWFQEAQEAREDLPEAVNLATARLPSGRVSSRVVLFKELDDRGFVIYSNWEQSKKGQDVKSNKYAAITFFWKGLQRQVRVEGVFEAVSRSTVQRYFDTRPRGSRLGAWASPQSVEIPSRAALESNLEAIESQFRDSVSVPVPDHWGGQRLVPLEIEFWQGRPSRLHDRLVYRRENLEDNKWSIVRIAP; from the coding sequence ATGGGTGACACCTTGAAAGAACCAATTATATTTGCACCTAAGACCTACCAATATGATAAATTTCAGTTAAACCCAGAGGATATGGCCGAGGATCCAATTGAACAATTTACTAAATGGTTTCAAGAGGCCCAAGAGGCTAGGGAGGATCTCCCGGAGGCAGTGAATCTTGCGACTGCTAGATTGCCTTCTGGTCGTGTGTCCTCAAGAGTTGTgcttttcaaagagttaGACGATAGAGGATTCGTAATTTACTCAAATTGGGAACAGTCTAAGAAGGGCCAAGATGTGAAAAGTAACAAATATGCAGCTATAACTTTTTTTTGGAAGGGATTGCAACGCCAGGTTCGTGTTGAAGGTGTATTCGAGGCAGTTAGTCGCTCTACTGTACAACGGTACTTTGATACAAGGCCGAGGGGATCTCGTTTAGGTGCATGGGCTTCACCACAAAGTGTTGAAATTCCTAGTCGCGCTGCCTTGGAATCCAATCTGGAGGCAATTGAATCTCAATTCAGAGATTCCGTTTCAGTTCCGGTACCTGACCACTGGGGTGGGCAGAGGCTTGTACCGCTGGAAATAGAATTTTGGCAAGGAAGACCAAGTAGACTACATGATAGACTAGTATACAGAAGGGAAAATTTGGAGGACAACAAATGGAGCATTGTTCGAATTGCTCCATAG
- a CDS encoding Protein involved in an early, nucleolar step of 60S ribosomal subunit biogenesis, protein MGETLNINKSNKSTSVRFRIVVGSYEHILSCLSVTVSCEPSSEKTPIFQPIFHFEAHSLSIRALDQAKRYLVSGSNDEHIKIYDLQKRKEIGSLLQHTGSITCLKFSRESSKARDADGKWLLSGSEDGSIIVWRTKDWEPVAVLKGHKAAVNDLAIHPSGKVAVSVSNDKTIRLWNLMSSKLASTLKMKGKDTLGQSGHFVKWSFDGEHFIVALVNRIFVYHTRTAKLLTNIPFQSTIMKIEVVQLEKEYLITCHSNGEICFYSYECFLGDVEKLQPDYKLLGHSTRVKDISIYQDDDSKDSFLVSVASDGKIVVWSLKTFDQVAVYATSERLTVVTTMNENIEDLKNVKKTTPKFEAEDSDFDSEAEVLLNGTTASTEDLDTNKSLVSIVYE, encoded by the coding sequence ATGGGGGAGACGTTAAATATAAATAAGAGTAATAAGAGCACCTCTGTTCGGTTTCGAATCGTAGTTGGATCTTATGAGCACATACTATCATGTCTTAGTGTTACTGTCAGTTGCGAACCGAGTTCTGAGAAGACACCTATTTTTCAGCCTATTTTTCACTTCGAAGCTCATTCTTTAAGCATCAGAGCGTTAGATCAGGCAAAGCGGTATTTGGTTAGCGGCTCTAACGACGAGCATATAAAGATTTATgatctccaaaaaagaaaagagattggAAGCTTACTGCAACATACAGGTTCGATAACTTGCTTGAAGTTCAGCCGAGAGAGTTCTAAAGCTAGGGATGCGGATGGTAAATGGCTACTTTCAGGAAGTGAAGATGGGTCAATCATCGTTTGGAGAACTAAAGACTGGGAGCCAGTAGCTGTGCTGAAGGGTCATAAAGCTGCGGTAAATGACTTGGCAATTCACCCTAGTGGAAAAGTTGCAGTCTCGGTCAGTAACGATAAAACAATAAGACTGTGGAACCTCATGAGTTCCAAGCTGGCATCAACCCTAAAAATGAAAGGAAAGGATACTTTAGGACAATCCGGTCACTTTGTTAAATGGTCTTTTGATGGGGAGCATTTTATTGTTGCCTTGGTCAACAGAATATTTGTCTACCATACTAGGACCGCAAAGCTTCTCACAAATATTCCCTTTCAGTCCACAATAATGAAAATTGAGGTTGTGCAgctagaaaaagaatactTAATCACTTGTCATAGTAATGGGGAGATCTGTTTTTATTCATATGAGTGCTTTCTAGGAGATGTGGAGAAGCTTCAACCTGATTACAAACTCTTGGGTCATTCAACTCGCGTAAAGGACATAAGCATTTATCAAGACGATGACTCAAAAGACTCATTTTTAGTATCAGTTGCCTCTGATGGTAAGATTGTTGTCTGGAGCTTAAAAACTTTTGACCAAGTTGCAGTGTATGCTACTAGCGAGCGCCTTACGGTAGTTACTACAATGAATGAAAACATAGAGGACTTGAAGAATGTAAAAAAAACAACCCCCAAATTTGAGGCAGAGGACAGTGATTTTGACAGTGAAGCTGAGGTGCTATTGAACGGAACAACTGCCTCTACAGAAGACTTGGACACTAATAAGAGTTTGGTAAGCATTGTGTACGAATAA
- a CDS encoding Cytoplasmic protein required for sporulation codes for MPKEPSERTVLLPLEMSNAADRNPEQLKRKSNRPISNELGPKITPQRSSKTTQKLKLLPENDYNDKESGRGVYSQITQIKDSTARKDAERLGKKHRSMLPRVTAYCTAGSYKMRDLIRWLKDRRKIHSTMPKLFDECIYTPFVYRDWRGNANKVIDTKEQKENSNDKFIMLDDEGGKIDLARKKSDLFIFEYGVVVMWGFTRREEKCFLLDLAKFENEKLSNEDVQVEEFNYYITKSYQPRIYNDFITLRDNGNYVIKLSISYAISQSVKISLFEELVSNTIEDTQDIPQQIAVDGEVAMTREEIMKSIGELFILRININLHGSVLDSPELMWTEPQLEPIYQATRGYLEIEQRAALLNQRLEIISDLLQMLKEQLGHSKDEYLESIVIALICAEVLVSIVNIIVDMVAGY; via the coding sequence ATGCCAAAAGAACCCTCTGAAAGAACAGTCTTGTTGCCCCTGGAAATGTCGAATGCTGCTGACAGAAATCCGGAACagctcaaaagaaaatctaATCGCCCGATTTCGAATGAACTGGGGCCAAAAATAACACCTCAACGATCATCTAAGACAACCCAAAAACTGAAGCTATTACCAGAAAATGATTACAACGATAAAGAGAGTGGAAGAGGTGTATATTCACAAATTACGCAAATAAAAGACTCAACGGCCCGAAAAGATGCAGAAAGATTGGGTAAAAAACACCGTTCAATGTTACCACGGGTTACTGCCTATTGTACAGCAGGGTCTTATAAGATGAGAGATTTAATCAGGTGGTTGAAAGATCGCAGAAAGATTCATAGCACCATGCCTAAACTGTTTGATGAATGTATATACACACCATTTGTTTATCGAGACTGGCGAGGAAACGCTAATAAGGTTATAGACACCAAggaacagaaagaaaatagCAACGACAAATTCATCATGCTAGATGACGAAGGCGGAAAAATTGATCTAGCTAGAAAGAAAAGTGATTTATTTATATTTGAGTATGGAGTCGTCGTTATGTGGGGCTTTACTAGAAGAGAGGAGAAGTGCTTCTTGTTGGATCTTGCTAAGtttgagaatgaaaaactctCCAATGAGGACGTACAAGTAGAGGAGTTTAACTACTATATCACAAAATCTTATCAGCCCAGGATCTATAACGACTTCATCACTTTGAGAGATAATGGGAATTACGTAATAAAGCTTTCCATCTCATATGCCATATCTCAATCGGTTAAGATATCACTTTTTGAGGAATTAGTCAGTAACACCATAGAAGATACTCAAGATATTCCCCAACAGATAGCTGTTGATGGTGAGGTTGCGATGACTCGTGAAGAAATCATGAAAAGTATTGGAGAGCTTTTTATTCTAAGAATCAACATAAATCTACATGGATCGGTACTCGATTCGCCAGAACTTATGTGGACTGAACCGCAACTTGAGCCCATTTATCAAGCCACAAGAGGGTATTTAGAAATTGAGCAGCGAGCTGCACTACTAAATCAGCGGCTAGAGATTATTTCTGATCTTCTGCAAATGCTTAAGGAACAACTGGGTCACTCCAAAGATGAGTACCTTGAATCCATCGTCATCGCACTCATTTGCGCAGAAGTGCTGGTGTCAATTGTAAACATTATCGTTGATATGGTTGCAGGGTATTGA
- a CDS encoding SaGa associated Factor 29kDa, whose translation MESSWDVVISQLQDICSSNKTCSFDLLYETDEVSSKHEVKDLGEYQEQLQSHKHNIDKSLNLIKETLNDVSTLAVSKQIRKSEAKQKVGRSFHHSKYNPSEPIIIGSQVAFKLRQKGKGEDEEWIQCEVIKIIGDGTRFEIRDPEPDENNTIQIFKTNWKDIIMIPTQKEAQNLPIYPNGFKVLARYPETTTFYLAVVSGSRRDGTCRLRFDGEEEVDKETEVERRLVLPFPGR comes from the coding sequence ATGGAAAGCAGTTGGGATGTAGTTATTTCGCAACTACAAGACATTTGTTCTTCGAACAAGACTTGTTCTTTTGACCTACTATACGAAACTGACGAAGTTTCAAGCAAGCACGAAGTAAAAGACCTGGGTGAATATCAAGAACAGCTGCAGTCTCATAAACATAACATCGATAAATCGTTAAACCTTATAAAAGAGACTCTGAATGATGTATCGACACTGGCGGTTTCGAAACAGATTCGAAAAAGTGAAGCAAAGCAGAAGGTTGGTCGAAGTTttcatcattcaaaatataATCCGTCTGAACCTATTATTATAGGTTCACAAGTAGCCTTCAAACTTCGACAGAAGGGAAAAGGTGAAGATGAGGAATGGATTCAATGTGAAGTCATCAAGATTATCGGAGATGGTACTCGATTCGAAATACGGGATCCGGAGCCAGACGAAAACAATACGATACAAATCTTCAAGACAAATTGGAAGGATATAATTATGATTCCGACCCAGAAAGAGGCTCAGAATCTACCCATTTACCCCAACGGATTTAAAGTTCTAGCTAGGTATCCTGAAACCACTACATTCTATCTTGCAGTTGTCTCTGGCTCTAGACGTGACGGCACCTGCCGTCTCCGATTTGATGGTGAAGAGGAAGTTGATAAGGAAACTGAGGTTGAAAGGCGACTTGTTCTACCTTTTCCTGGGCGTTGA
- a CDS encoding Saccharopine dehydrogenase (NAD+, L-lysine-forming), giving the protein MSKVILHLRAETKPLEARAALTPSTAKELLDTGRFEIFVEESSQSTFATEEYKKAGTNIVPEGSWVDAPKERIILGLKELPEDTFPLVHEHIQFAHCYKDQSGWKDVLKRFPEGNGTLYDLEFLENDNGRRVAAFGFYAGFAGAALGIQDWAFKQTHADHENLPGVSPYGNEQALIADVKKDLDVAVSKTGRKPKILVIGALGRCGSGAIDLLKKVGIPDENISKWDVNETSIGGPFKQIAESDIFINCIYLSQPIPPFIDLNTLNFEDRALRTIVDVSADTTNPHNPIPVYTVATVFSDPTVPVETSKGPKLSVVSIDHLPSLLPREASEFFVRDLLPYLKQLPERKTAPVWKRAKDLFDHHVERL; this is encoded by the coding sequence ATGTCCAAAGTTATCCTCCATCTAAGAGCTGAAACTAAACCATTAGAGGCCAGAGCCGCCCTTACACCTTCGACAGCCAAGGAATTGTTAGATACAGgaagatttgaaatctttgttGAGGAAAGTAGTCAAAGCACTTTTGCAACCGAAGAGTATAAAAAGGCGGGCACAAATATTGTACCGGAAGGTTCCTGGGTTGATGCCCCAAAAGAGAGAATAATTCTGGGGCTGAAGGAACTCCCAGAGGACACTTTTCCCTTAGTACACGAGCATATTCAATTTGCACACTGCTACAAAGACCAGTCCGGCTGGAAAGATGTGTTAAAAAGATTTCCCGAAGGAAATGGCACTCTTTATGATCTGgagttcttggaaaatgataatggaagaagagtaGCTGCTTTTGGCTTCTATGCAGGATTTGCAGGCGCTGCTCTTGGGATTCAAGACTGGGCGTTCAAACAGACCCATGCGGATCATGAGAATTTACCCGGTGTTTCCCCCTATGGCAACGAGCAAGCCTTGATCGCCGACGTTAAAAAAGATTTGGATGTTGCCGTTTCCAaaactggaagaaaacCAAAGATCTTGGTTATTGGTGCCCTTGGTCGTTGTGGATCTGGTGCTATTGACTTACTTAAGAAAGTGGGTATTCCCGATGAGAACATCTCTAAGTGGGACGTTAACGAAACCAGTATCGGAGGCCCTTTCAAACAAATTGCAGAGTCCGACATATTCATTAATTGTATATACCTCTCACAGCCAATTCCTCCTTTTATCGACTTGAATACTCTAAACTTCGAGGACAGAGCTCTAAGAACAATTGTGGATGTTTCTGCGGACACCACCAACCCACACAATCCAATCCCTGTTTATACTGTTGCGACAGTATTTTCAGATCCAACGGTTCCGGTAGAAACCTCCAAAGGACCTAAACTTTCTGTTGTTTCTATCGACCATCTTCCATCCTTGTTACCCAGGGAAGCATCAGAGTTTTTTGTCAGAGACTTATTGCCTTACTTGAAACAGTTACCGGAAAGGAAGACTGCTCCCGTTTGGAAAAGAGCTAAAGATTTATTTGATCATCATGTCGAAAGACTTTAA
- a CDS encoding Subunit of a complex with Ctf8p and Ctf18p that shares some components with Replication Factor C: MFTMSKNMYSWVTFDESFKVIEITPELLRAFNDQSESITIKSPEPEDYPVLCTNNNSYQLRRNNHSNCMLVCHSTTQGLISFCGLNSQLEAKLVQGKILTQGLPIVHENGDWQVTSKKIPSVGSLARRSPISEGEFWHSWHDLKGCEIEGQAVILSDSLVSVILHNILGVIVRDRMGMKSLASIELYNTVDRLQFVTIEMIETVLLKFSQNYEEPCTLNERKISQWYGINVLRNIARYKSINVEEFLIAWKSEFPAFYEVEIDIEQLLGYFVRPSAGKIRYLDKSKLSSDAATRFQELFRLQSEWNLKEMTPYLKDVNNRNLKLENFVMKFAKRRKVGEQIIVTSR; encoded by the coding sequence ATGTTCACCATGTCTAAAAATATGTATTCATGGGTAACTTTCGACGAGTCCTTCAAAGTTATTGAAATCACACCAGAATTATTGCGTGCTTTTAACGATCAAAGTGAGAGTATTACCATCAAATCTCCTGAACCTGAGGATTATCCAGTTTTATGTACAAACAATAATAGTTATCAGTTGAGGCGAAACAATCACAGCAATTGCATGTTGGTTTGCCATTCAACTACACAGGGACTGATATCCTTTTGTGGTTTGAACTCACAACTTGAAGCAAAACTCGTCCAAGGTAAAATCCTTACCCAGGGACTTCCAATTGTCCATGAGAACGGAGATTGGCAGGTTACCAGCAAGAAAATACCATCCGTTGGAAGTCTAGCAAGGCGGTCACCAATTTCTGAAGGTGAATTCTGGCATAGCTGGCATGATTTGAAAGGGTGCGAAATTGAAGGCCAAGCAGTTATTCTATCTGATTCCTTGGTTTCAGTTATCTTGCACAACATTTTAGGGGTAATTGTGAGAGACAGAATGGGAATGAAAAGTCTTGCATCGATAGAACTTTACAACACAGTTGACAGATTGCAGTTTGTGACAATAGAAATGATTGAGACTGTTCTTCTCAAGTTCTCACAAAACTATGAGGAGCCGTGTACTCtgaatgaaagaaaaatttcacAATGGTACGGAATTAACGTTCTCCGCAACATTGCAAGATACAAATCGATAAATGTGGAAGAGTTTTTAATCGCTTGGAAGTCTGAATTTCCTGCTTTTTATGAGGTTGAAATAGACATAGAGCAACTGCTTGGGTATTTTGTACGACCTTCCGCGGGTAAAATAAGGTACTTGGACAAGAGCAAGCTTTCGAGTGATGCTGCAACtagatttcaagaactgtTCAGACTTCAATCCGAGTGGAATCTGAAAGAAATGACCCCCTATCTTAAGGATGTCAACAATAGAAACTTaaagttggaaaattttGTCATGAAATTTGCGAAGCGAAGAAAAGTTGGCGAACAAATTATTGTAACGTCACGCTGA
- a CDS encoding Protein involved in bud-site selection and required for axial budding pattern — MATFTTSNSCRLTTCQVVLEGDGNGDLLSPGYNASELVKKERKPNSSFGSSSFIRITFVDQCSSKKPKGRNDTLISGGLGDIAYLQGTNDLLFGDLVSLVFEDPTCHNKLSVVWISVFGEYHFNQVTIDSRSRFFPACQNLSPDSKASNVRKALAVTSLRAFNSLSVNCLTRVMTSMHASTKSLHNWDETNAGELASNMHLIDTKTPSEVGSRLLQLGYLQNYYINSIDVDVVYSSKDSLLELNDKVVSQLGDQVHYMWNPSSEYYLEHMSHVYVPPIDSHAKTGTISSEIKQLLHTQSCITKSLVNLLQDFIIPLRARIVDRGFKSITLKKVNTVFPPTLDEVARACRIWLEALQEAAPFGPLEILKACAQVIPYFYKALTRHKAACRNLNYNLYTFFRKLEEEHFEVPKKYCNLDKLIPLIQIWCKTALMKLPVTRLYEHCVQSSVQSNIQLGDKYYHFVLRTIESALAFQCKNDSMRVSLNDRITNWSNDLHNHLLESDVVSVYHLEDLCNLNQWRSHQVLIVFTDLVLFLSIEDDDYYHDILFNNDDCQLCVGDVILDVLQNGAPCKLLPLLRLVGWCSVGSVMPLCYGSDFKYLKLCFNYSDTAPKPNLPFSVRYYKILEPSVSGPSIVDTMFKCKISSKTQPFHLFKDQESSFRDPFSIYSVTQCIENYELEANKSPFAIVLNMDYDEAFLFKYDLFCGFFVSTIGDEIHVVGASIQGEIFKVSLRPEQLITAISKKLKEWVPHMFSKDSYQLWKNDLDGNKARLQAFKYWLNFDSTAEKAKLLAQYQENKLLPTFLEFVEEQCYDDRRRVTSSKSSFTCRATNDVDLPQSKSLLTDLRQKVDQNSQVDKCSKDSKMALHGMSSGSTSYHRLRRKSVNHKEDINSMSTKLVRNVKGSNSHLEFPLLDFDLMRRISKSENLMTLAAYYQVETQLKESNWKSVYYKKGFVSSKESPPPPPEVRYHPVKGRHAISGQFLLKRDSLRVVSDGPSQFSTCNSNDSSPAFRNELEIELFANDRFTERFQLKW; from the coding sequence ATGGCCACATTTACTACAAGTAACTCTTGTAGATTAACTACATGCCAGGTTGTACTTGAGGGTGATGGTAATGGAGATTTATTGAGCCCTGGGTATAATGCTTCAGAACTGGTGAAGAAAGAACGCAAGCcaaactcttcttttggatcCAGTTCCTTCATCAGAATCACATTTGTAGATCAATGTTCATCTAAAAAACCGAAGGGTCGGAATGACACGTTGATTTCAGGAGGGTTGGGCGATATTGCTTACTTGCAGGGCACTAATGACCTATTATTTGGGGATTTAGTTAGccttgtctttgaagacCCCACATGTCATAACAAACTATCTGTTGTTTGGATTAGCGTTTTCGGCGAGTACCATTTCAACCAAGTCACAATTGATTCCAGATCTCGCTTCTTCCCTGCCTGTCAAAATCTATCGCCCGATTCAAAAGCCAGCAATGTTCGAAAAGCTTTAGCAGTTACATCTTTGAGAGCTTTTAATTCATTGTCGGTCAATTGCCTGACGAGAGTGATGACCTCGATGCATGCAAGCACAAAAAGTTTGCATAACTGGGATGAAACGAATGCAGGGGAGTTAGCTTCGAATATGCATTTGATTGATACAAAGACTCCATCAGAAGTTGGATCACGGCTGCTTCAACTCGGGTATCTTCAAAACTATTACATCAATAGTATTGATGTCGATGTTGTGTATTCCAGTAAGGACTCTTTGTTAGAATTGAATGATAAAGTCGTCTCTCAACTAGGAGATCAGGTTCACTATATGTGGAATCCTTCATCAGAATATTACCTTGAGCATATGTCGCATGTATACGTACCGCCGATTGACAGCCATGCTAAAACAGGCACCATCAGCTCAGAGATAAAACAGCTTCTACACACTCAGTCATGTATCACGAAAAGTTTAGTGAATCTTCTACAGGACTTTATTATTCCTCTACGAGCTCGCATAGTTGACAGAGGTTTCAAGAGCATAACGTTAAAAAAAGTCAACACAGTGTTCCCACCTACGCTGGATGAAGTTGCCCGAGCTTGTCGCATATGGTTAGAAGCCTTGCAAGAGGCTGCTCCGTTTGGGCCCCTAGAAATACTTAAAGCATGTGCGCAAGTGATTCCATATTTCTATAAAGCTTTGACTAGGCACAAAGCTGCGTGCAGAAACCTGAATTATAATCTCTACACATTCTTTAGGAAACTTGAGGAGGAGCACTTTGAGGTGCCCAAAAAATACTGCAACCTCGACAAGTTGATCCCTCTTATACAAATTTGGTGCAAGACGGCTTTAATGAAGCTCCCTGTTACTCGGTTATATGAGCACTGCGTTCAGTCTTCGGTACAATCTAACATTCAACTTGGCGATAAATATTATCATTTTGTGCTTCGAACAATAGAATCAGCCTTAGCTTTTCAGTGTAAAAATGATTCAATGAGAGTCTCATTAAATGACAGAATTACAAACTGGTCAAATGACCTTCATAATCATTTACTGGAGAGTGATGTTGTTTCTGTTTATCATTTAGAAGATTTGTGCAACTTAAATCAATGGAGGTCTCACCAAGTATTAATTGTCTTCACTGATCTCGTATTGTTCCTCTCGATCgaagatgatgattatTACCATGATATTCTGTTCAATAATGATGACTGTCAACTATGCGTCGGCGACGTTATCCTTGACGTATTACAAAATGGTGCACCCTGCAAATTGCTTCCATTACTACGCTTGGTTGGATGGTGTTCAGTAGGAAGCGTAATGCCATTGTGTTACGGATCGGACTTCAAGTATTTGAAACTATGCTTCAATTATTCTGACACTGCTCCCAAGCCCAATTTGCCTTTCTCAGTCAGGTACTATAAAATACTTGAACCTTCTGTTTCTGGgccttcaattgttgaCACAATGTTCAAATGTAAAATTTCAAGCAAGACCCAACCGTTTCATCTTTTCAAGGATCAAGAAAGCTCTTTCCGCGATCCATTCAGCATATACAGCGTAACACAATGTATTGAAAATTACGAACTAGAGGCCAATAAATCTCCCTTTGCAATTGTGCTGAATATGGATTATGATGAGGCTTTTTTGTTTAAGTACGATCTTTTTTGCggattttttgtttcaactATTGGTGATGAGATACACGTAGTTGGGGCGAGTATCCAAGGAGAAATATTCAAGGTTTCTTTGAGACCTGAACAATTAATTACGGCAATCTCGAAAAAGCTTAAAGAATGGGTACCGCACATGTTCTCAAAAGACAGCTACCAGTTGTGGAAGAATGACTTGGATGGAAATAAGGCTAGGTTGCAAGCTTTCAAATATTGGCTAAACTTTGATTCAACTGCAGAAAAAGCCAAATTGTTAGCGCAATACCAGGAGAATAAGCTACTACCAACATTTTTAGAATTTGTGGAGGAGCAATGTTACGATGATCGGAGGAGGGTTACAAGCTCTAAGAGTTCTTTCACGTGTAGAGCTACAAACGACGTTGACTTACCACAAAGCAAGAGTCTACTAACTGATTTGAGgcaaaaagttgatcagAACAGTCAAGTTGACAAATgttccaaagattcaaagatggCTTTGCATGGGATGTCCTCTGGTAGCACTTCGTATCATAGATTGAGGAGGAAATCGGTTAACCATAAAGAAGACATAAATTCAATGAGTACAAAATTAGTTAGAAATGTTAAGGGATCAAACTCACATTTGGAATTTCCACTACTGGACTTTGATCTCATGAGAAGGATTTCGAAGTCCGAGAATTTAATGACACTGGCTGCGTattatcaagttgaaacGCAACTAAAAGAAAGCAATTGGAAATCAGTTTACTACAAAAAGGGATTTGTTTCTTCGAAAGAATCCCCCCCCCCTCCCCCAGAAGTAAGATATCATCCAGTTAAGGGGCGTCATGCTATTTCCGgtcaatttcttttgaagagggACAGTTTGAGAGTAGTAAGTGATGGCCCCTCACAATTTTCCACTTGCAATAGTAATGACAGTTCTCCTGCTTTCCGCAATGAGCTTGAAATTGAGTTATTTGCAAATGACAGGTTTACTGAGCGTTTTCAGCTCAAGTGGTGA